The following coding sequences are from one Lolium rigidum isolate FL_2022 chromosome 6, APGP_CSIRO_Lrig_0.1, whole genome shotgun sequence window:
- the LOC124663840 gene encoding LOB domain-containing protein 7-like: MTGGVNGNGGVGVGGGGACAVCKHQRRKCEPNCELAAYFPANRMNDFRALHLVFGVANLTKLIKANATEAARRRAAETLTWEARWRERDPSEGCYREVSCLRRENAVLRAENAALRRRADQCAGCCAGALQQQQQQQMLLVSAYNGARPPGSVLHGANTTGVGFYNGNAGAVRGANGNGTMSVRPHASAPVAQTTMTGYAQGDRYHAASNGANGAGAPRPGAAGQVESREKSSAR, from the exons ATGACCGGCGGCGTGAACGGCAACGGCGGCGtgggcgttggcggcggcggagcgtgCGCGGTGTGCAAGCACCAGCGGCGCAAGTGCGAGCCCAACTGCGAGCTGGCCGCCTACTTCCCGGCCAACAGGATGAACGACTTCCGCGCGCTGCACCTCGTCTTCGGGGTTGCCAACCTCACCAAGCTCATCAAGGCCAACGCCACCGAGGcggcccgccgccgcgccgccgagacGCTGACGTGGGAGGCGCGGTGGCGGGAGCGCGACCCCTCCGAGGGGTGCTACCGCGAGGTCTCCTGCCTCCGCCGCGAGAACGCCGTGCTCCGCGCCGAGAACGCCGCGCTCCGGCGCCGGGCAGACCAGTGCGCGGGCTGCTGCGCCGGCGccctgcaacagcagcagcaacaacaaatgCTGCTAGTCTCGGCTTACAACGGCGCACGGCCTCCCGGCAGCGTGCTGCACGGCGCCAACACTACCGGCGTCGGCTTCTACAACGGCAATGCCGGTGCCGTCCGTGGCGCCAATGGCAACGGGACGATGTCCGTGCGGCCTCACGCGTCAGCTCCAGTAGCGCAGACGACGATGACCGGATACGCGCAGGGTGATCGCTACCACGCCGCGTCGAACGGAGCAAACGGCGCCGGCGCGCCGAGGCCGGGCGCAGCTGGTCAGGTGGAGTCCAGGGAGAAGAGCAGCGCGAG GTGA
- the LOC124665807 gene encoding OPA3-like protein, translated as MALPVAKLGTLLLRTLSKPIASRLKSQAAVHPKFRDFIISIAQMNHRITTRIQRRIYGHATNVEIRPLDEQKAVQAATDLIGEGFIFSVAVAALIFEVQRSARSEARKEEARKQELEELKQREDSLAKDLEDLKRKLDELERLARGRGLSGILNFKGVSRSDGGKAATPA; from the exons ATGGCGCTGCCGGTGGCGAAGCTGGGGACTCTGCTGCTGCGGACGCTGTCCAAGCCCATCGCCAGCCGCCTCAAGAGCCAGGCCGCCGTCCACCCCAAGTTCCGCGACTTCATCATCAGCATCGCCCAG ATGAACCATCGTATCACCACAAGGATACAAAGGCGCATTTACGGCCATGCAACAAATGTGGAGATCAGACCTTTAGATGAGCAGAAGGCAGTACAAGCTGCCACAGATCTCATCGGAGAAGGCTTCATCTTTTCG GTTGCTGTCGCTGCTTTGATTTTCGAGGTGCAAAGAAGTGCTAGGTCAGAGGCTAGAAAGGAGGAAGCTCGCAAACAGGAACTTGAG GAATTGAAACAAAGGGAAGATAGTTTAGCTAAAGATTTAGAAGATCTTAAACGGAAGCTGGATGAACTTGAGCGCCTCGCCAGAGGACGGGGCCTTTCTGGAATATTGAACTTCAAAGGTGTCAGTCGATCGGATGGTGGCAAGGCAGCAACACCTGCTTGA
- the LOC124665806 gene encoding D-aminoacyl-tRNA deacylase: MRAVVQRVLSASVEVEGRVVSAIGPGVLVLVGVHEADTDSDADYICRKVLNMRLFPNEKTEKSWDQSVVQRNFEVLLVSQFTLYGILKGNKPDFHVAMPPAKAKPFYASLVEKFQKSYKTDLVKDGIFGAMMKVSLVNDGPVTMQVDSPSLQTSAQSSNGGAGVC, encoded by the exons ATGAGGGCTGTGGTGCAGCGCGTCCTCTCTGCCAGCGTCGAG GTGGAAGGCCGTGTGGTGTCGGCGATCGGCCCgggcgtcctcgtcctcgtcggcgtCCACGAGGCTGACACCGACTCTGACGCCGATTACAT CTGCCGGAAGGTCCTGAATATGAGGCTGTTTCCTAACGAGAAGACTGAAAAATCATGGGATCAGAGC GTTGTGCAGCGCAACTTCGAAGTTTTATTAG TGAGTCAATTTACCTTATATGGAATCCTGAAGGGTAACAAGCCAGATTTCCATGTGGCTATGCCACCTGCAAAAGCAAAACCATTCTACGCTTCTTTGGTTGAGAAGTTCCAGAAGTCTTACAAAACTGATTTGGTCAAAG ATGGCATTTTTGGAGCAATGATGAAG GTTTCTTTAGTAAATGATGGCCCTGTAACAATGCAAGTTGATTCACCATCATTGCAGACCTCTGCCCAGTCAAG CAATGGTGGTGCTGGCGTGTGTTAG
- the LOC124659083 gene encoding C2 domain-containing protein At1g53590-like, whose product MDAADLSIIHHIGLVLLALWAAASLGCCHSVLFILAFLYLYMVNARCAMRMQKRIQHGEMKSAYQRRMLSDGESVRWLNHAIKKMWPICMEKIVSQLLKPIIPWFLDKFKPWTVSKASVLELYMGRDAPLFTSMRVLPESSDDDHLVLELGMNFLSAEDMSVVLAMQLHKGVGFGMTANMHLTRMHVEGKVLLGVKFVRSWPFLGRIRLCFVEPPYFQMTVKPLVGHGLDVTEFPGISGWLDKLMDTAFGQTLVEPNMLVIDMEKFISTPSENNWFDIEERPPVAYVKLEILEGIDMKPADINGLSDPYVKGRLGPCKFQTQIQKKTLSPKWFEEFKIPITSWEALNELVMEVCDKDHLYDDSLGECTVDINELRGGQRHDKWISLKNVKKGRIHVAITVEDISEEKDATTGLEESTTNADAKLPVSTPVYSKSDAAKLPEENEVILDEVEHIDIDGQEQAGGVYVHRPGTGVPKTWEPRKGRARAPDTEIQQEVDPSKEDPPTPKSSGRGGMFSFLRRSSKKESFRGLDPNIPTSPGPQSATEVDPNLPRTPRPNLRELGEKRTSIKIVVGEGANKGDAESLTEDIAKVVEKNVGEPGRSVTSTLSRKISMKRQEDKLSDIPGQAEARGPELVANEGPVTIEGKPMDGRPKTEVQDIAVEAETS is encoded by the exons ATGGACGCCGCCGACCTCTCCATCATCCACCACATCGGCCTCGTGCTGCTCGCGCTCTGGGCCGCCGCCTCCCTCGGCTGCTGCCACTCCGTCCTCTTCATCCTCGCCTTCCTCTACCTATACATG GTAAATGCCCGCTGTGCAATGAGAATGCAGAAGAGAATACAGCATGGGGAAATGAAATCTGCCTACCAACGAAGG ATGCTTTCTGACGGAGAGTCTGTACGATGGTTAAATCATGCAATCAAAAAGATGTGGCCTATTTGTATGGAGAAGATTGTTTCGCAACTTTTGAAGCCCATCATACCGTGGTTCTTGGATAAGTTCAAACCTTGGACAGTT AGTAAAGCAAGTGTCCTGGAGCTTTACATGGGTAGGGATGCACCATTGTTTACCTCGATGAGAGTTCTACCTGAGTCATCAGATGATGACCATTTG GTTCTGGAGCTAGGCATGAACTTCCTATCTGCTGAAGATATGAGTGTTGTGCTTGCGATGCAGCTGCATAAGGGGGTGGGATTTGGCATGACCGCAAACATGCATTTGACTAGGATGCATGTCGAGGGAAAG GTTTTACTTGGTGTGAAGTTTGTACGGAGTTGGCCATTTCTTGGCCGTATAAGACTATGCTTTGTGGAGCCTCCTTATTTTCAAATGACTGTAAAACCACTCGTTGGTCATGGACTTGATGTCACTGAATTTCCTGGAATTTCAGGATGGCTG GATAAGTTGATGGATACTGCATTTGGGCAGACATTGGTTGAG CCCAATATGCTTGTTATCGATATGGAGAAGTTTATATCTACTCCTTCTG AAAACAATTGGTTCGACATTGAGGAGAGGCCTCCTGTTGCGTATGTGAAACTTGAGATTTTGGAAGGAATTGACATGAAACCAGCTGATATAAATG GGCTCTCAGACCCTTATGTGAAAGGTCGTCTTGGCCCTTGTAAATTCCAAACACAAATACAGAAGAAAACATTATCCCCTAAATGGTTTGAGGAGTTCAAGATACCCATTACGTCATGGGAGGCATTAAATGAGCTTGTTATGGAAGTTTGTGACAAGGACCACCTTTATGATGACTCGCTTGG AGAATGTACCGTAGACATAAATGAGCTGAGAGGTGGACAAAGACATGACAAATGGATATCACTGAAGAATGTCAAGAAAGGAAGGATCCACGTGGCGATAACAGTTGAAGATATATCAGAG GAGAAGGATGCAACAACAGGTTTGGAAGAATCAACAACGAATGCTGATGCCAAACTGCCAGTTTCAACCCCTGTTTATAGCAAGTCGGATGCTGCTAAACTGCCTGAAGAAAACGAAGTCATATTGGATGAAGTGGAGCACATCGACATCGATGGACAAGAACAAGCTGGAGGGGTATATGTACATCGCCCTGGCACTGGAGTGCCCAAGACATGGGAACCCCGTAAAGGACGAGCACGTGCTCCAGACACTGAGATCCAGCAGGAGGTTGACCCATCAAAGGAAGATCCTCCTACCCCAAAGAGTAGCGGACGTGGCGGTATGTTCAGTTTTCTCCGGAGGAGCTCGAAGAAGGAGAGCTTCCGCGGCCTTGATCCTAATATCCCTACAAGTCCAGGCCCTCAGAGTGCAACAGAGGTTGATCCGAACCTCCCTCGAACCCCGCGTCCCAACCTGAGGGAGCTTGGTGAGAAGCGGACGTCGATAAAGATTGTCGTCGGCGAAGGTGCAAACAAAGGAGACGCAGAAAGCTTGACTGAAGATATAGCGAAGGTGGTGGAGAAAAACGTGGGCGAGCCAGGCAGATCAGTGACAAGCACGTTGAGCAGGAAGATCTCCATGAAGAGACAGGAGGACAAGCTGTCGGATATACCAGGGCAGGCTGAAGCTCGTGGACCTGAGTTGGTGGCCAATGAAGGGCCTGTCACAATCGAGGGTAAGCCGATGGATGGCCGCCCTAAAACAGAAGTACAGGATATTGCAGTGGAAGCAGAAACTTCATAA